One region of Oryza sativa Japonica Group chromosome 5, ASM3414082v1 genomic DNA includes:
- the LOC107280893 gene encoding uncharacterized protein, producing MAAPRWAAFMAAAAAVLVVCAAALASAATPPKPSSMVVITPTKQGGVGKRNSAFTCEDTRRRRPKCMATCPDRCRTKCLVLCPTCKTFCLCDFYPGVSCGDPRFTGGDGNNFYFHGKKDRDFCLLSDAALHVNAHFIGKRNAAMSRDFTWIQALGVLFGARHHRLALAAARAARWDPAADHLELTFDDDRVDLPRHDGARWSPPGAPALSVTRTAPANGVVVELRGVFRIVASAVPITREESRAHNYGVADDDCLVHLDLGFKFEALTDDVHGVLGQTYRSDYVNTLNVTSNMPVMGGAANFLTTGLFATDCAVARFAKPATAAAAGAGISLVTDAKYV from the coding sequence ATGGCAGCGCCGCGGTGGGCGGcgttcatggcggcggcggcggcggtgctggtggtgtgcgcggcggcgttggcgtCCGCCGCGACTCCGCCGAAGCCGAGCAGCATGGTGGTGATCACTCCGACGAAGCAGGGAGGAGTGGGGAAGCGAAACAGCGCGTTCACGTGCGAGgacacccggcggcggcggcccaagtGCATGGCGACGTGCCCCGACCGGTGCCGGACCAAGTGCCTGGTCCTCTGCCCCACCTGCAAGACCTTCTGCCTCTGCGACTTCTACCCGGGCGTCTCCTGCGGCGACCCCCGcttcaccggcggcgacggcaacaacTTCTACTTCCACGGCAAGAAGGACCGCGACTTCTGCCTCCTCTCCGACGCCGCCCTCCACGTCAACGCCCACTTCATCGGCAAGCGCAACGCCGCCATGTCCCGCGACTTCACCTGGATCCAGGCGCTCGGCGTCCTCTTCGgcgcccgccaccaccgcctcgccctcgccgccgcccgcgccgcgcgctgggaccccgccgccgaccacctcgAGCTCACCTTCGACGACGACCGCGTCGACCTGCCTCGCCACGACGGCGCGCGCTGGTCGCCGCCGGGAGCCCCGGCGCTGTCCGTGACGCGCACCGCGCCGGCCAATGGCGTGGTGGTGGAGCTCCGGGGCGTGTTCCGCATCGTGGCCAGCGCGGTGCCCATCACGCGGGAGGAGTCGCGCGCCCACAACTacggcgtcgccgacgacgactgcCTCGTCCACCTCGACCTCGGCTTCAAGTTCGAGGCGCTCACCGACGACGTCCATGGCGTGCTCGGCCAGACCTACCGCTCCGACTACGTCAACACCCTCAACGTCACCTCCAACATGCCCGTCATGGGCGGCGCCGCCAACTTCCTCACCACCGGGCTCTTCGCCACcgactgcgccgtcgctcgcttTGCCAAAcctgccacggccgccgccgccggcgccggcatctCCTTGGTCACCGACGCCAAGTACGTGTAG
- the LOC4337571 gene encoding uncharacterized protein isoform X1 — translation MAGTLRDPSAGSGGEAAPTPPPPPVAAPFAQYLSLEPLGWVEPKHSRHGELRRALQHQADDKPQELRRIRSSVADSSSKAREKVRSMQEAVQKVDRCRNVLNRKRQRSEPAAAAAAGAEKPSGSGALRIGAQNSNSSAVMSKRVRSSLADGRLEGRSNISTRQSPLVNNEKSSLVEKEKSCGRTSGLSEDKLQGLSTGGEGWEKKLKRKRSIGTVLNRGNDADRDVKSGGQHRPANEANPRPSDGPSHRHGASAVEYAGSRMDGSSQQNSNSSRILCKTDMDHATLPNERRERYVGIEKERGMVKGNRAQASEDMQTGSISPLPKAKACRAPRTGSHGMGSASSFQRSTGGSDEWEEIPYSNKASLLGGMTNRKRSIHSNASSPPIAWVGQRPQKMSRTRRANVVSPVSNFDEVLSEGSPLDTAIAAKPTSTESCGVVLTKKGTSSNTQMANTMNDIPSPVGLSESEGSAVKERKVKEKATNNGEVENEAANLVRNSAGSIVSSNKNTIPLKEELQDGGVRRQGRSGRGTMHVKEYSSSSISKEKLDAAETRKPNKGGRPGSEKNESKVGRPTMKKGSDQNNLSCFPQALNCEHTDDREELLAAVNAARGAIVGAYCGPFWKKMEPMLTFISSENLSFLKKQIDIVEELDLGMSCVPDGEYVLAPTNYSRQQTTEFSCQELVPSNSSILPEQSETNGVGLKGTIDCFSPSEENQHHVPQKIEADKWFHEMVPMEHRLLSAIVMEEDISEPNVVQRDILFEFSNSHVPCAASRFLGNELQASAISSNFGLSVDFMNSNNSSVVHQSLSNGFTSSSSFISSSSQSSVHNDNLSDEVNFVYPENGPFDNLIPQTSSLRQKPGKNFSSSPHEYQYGQMSVNDKIFIELQSIGIFPEAVPKLDDGEDNNINKMISELRKRLHDQVKQKKCKLSKLEKAIQDTKSIEERSLEQHAMNKLVERAYRKLKGGRTGSSHKAGASKSASKAAKQLALDFAKRTLLRCQKFEETKKSCFSEPSLWSVLSAPLPSSGTKSTEGVERLKHQKQDRSTLNHGGTKWNKCDREREHSRDASAKGSGTKSGRHSSGSGRSGERKNKTKPKQKIVQLLSTSGNVLDRAVESVPTPAMQEPPRPSVPLGAKITQQPRNHPENAASRLPEAPLTNLPGLFDIFAGTEGLGEQGNDISSWLTDDLDVPQDFDLSGALEIPLDDIAELGFM, via the exons ATGGCCGGAACCCTCCGCGACCCCAGCGCCGGGTCGGGCGGCGAAGCGGcgcccactcctcctcctcctcccgtggCCGCGCCCTTCGCCCAGTACCTCTCGCTGGAACCTCTTGGCTGGGTGGAGCCCAAGCACTCGCGCCACGGCGAGCTCAGGAGGGCGCTCCAGCACCAGGCGGACGACAAGCCCCAAGAGCTCAGGCGGATCCGCTCCAGCGTAGCCGACTCCTCCTCCAAGGCCAG GGAGAAGGTGAGGTCAATGCAGGAGGCGGTGCAGAAGGTGGACAGGTGCAGGAACGTGCTCAATCGGAAGCGCCAGAGGAGtgagcctgctgctgctgctgctgctggggctGAAAAGCCCTCTGGTTCCGGTGCACTCAGGATTGGAGCCCAGAACAGCAACTCTTCTGCGGTCATGAGCAAGCGTGTCCGCTCCTCGCTGGCGGATGGACGG TTGGAAGGACGCAGTAATATTTCTACAAGGCAAAGCCCTTTAGTTAATAATGAGAAAAGCTCACTTGTGGAGAAGGAAAAAAGTTGTGGACGAACATCTGGGCTGTCCGAAGACAAATTACAGGGTTTATCTACTGGAGGTGAAGGTTGGGAGAAAAAATTGAAACGCAAGCGCTCCATTGGAACAGTGCTTAACAGAGGCAATGATGCTGATCGAGATGTTAAATCCGGGGGTCAACACAGACCAGCCAATGAAGCAAACCCACGACCTAGTGATGGTCCTTCACATAG ACATGGAGCATCTGCCGTAGAATATGCAGGTAGCAGGATGGATGGAAGTTCTCAGCAGAATAGCAACTCATCCCGTATTCTATGCAAGACAGATATGGATCATGCCACTCTGCCAAATGAAAGAAGAGAGCGGTATGTTGGAATTGAAAAGGAGCGGGGTATGGTAAAAGGAAACAG AGCACAAGCTTCTGAAGATATGCAAACTGGAAGCATCAGTCCTTTGCCCAAGGCTAAAGCATGCAGGGCACCGAGAACCGGTTCACACGGCATGGGTTCAGCTTCTAGTTTCCAACGTTCAACTGGAGGAAGCGACGAATGGGAAGAAATACCATACTCAAATAAAGCATCACTTTTGGGAGGCATGACAAACCGCAAACGTTCCATACATTCAAATGCTTCTTCACCTCCTATTGCTTGGGTCGGTCAACGTCCACAGAAAATGTCACGGACAAGACGAGCAAACGTTGTTTCTCCGGTCTCAAATTTTGATGAAGTCCTATCTGAAGGATCACCACTTGATACAGCTATTGCTGCTAAACCAACATCTACAGAGTCCTGCGGTGTTGTGCTTACAAAAAAGGGAACTAGTAGCAATACACAAATGGCAAACACAATGAATGATATCCCTTCTCCTGTTGGATTGTCAGAAAGTGAGGGATCAGCTGTTAAAGAACGCAAGGTCAAGGAGAAAGCTACAAACAATGGTGAGGTGGAGAACGAGGCTGCAAATCTAGTCCGTAATTCAGCAGGATCAATAGTTTCATCAAACAAAAATACGATTCCTTTGAAAGAAGAGCTTCAAGATGGTGGTGTCCGTCGTCAAGGGAGGAGTGGCAGAGGTACTATGCATGTTAAAGAGTACTCTTCCTCTTCCATATCGAAAGAAAAATTAGATGCTGCAGAGACAAGAAAGCCAAACAAAGGTGGGCGACCTGGATCTGAAAAGAATGAAAG TAAGGTGGGGCGTCCCACAATGAAGAAAGGTTCTGATCAAAACAATTTGTCATGTTTCCCTCAGGCTCTTAATT GTGAACACACAGATGACCGAGAAGAACTTTTAGCTGCTGTAAATGCTGCTCGCGGCGCTATTG TTGGTGCATATTGTGGCCCATTTTGGAAGAAAATGGAACCCATGCTAACTTTCATAAGCTCTGAAAATTtgtctttcttaaaaaaacag ATTGACATTGTTGAAGAGCTTGATTTGGGCATGTCTTGCGTGCCTGATGGTGAATATGTTTTAGCACCCACCAATTACAGCAGGCAGCAAACGACG GAGTTTTCATGTCAGGAGCTAGTTCCATCTAATTCGTCTATCTTACCTGAGCAAAGCGAAACCAATGGAGTTGGATTAAAAGGAACTATTGACTGTTTTTCTCCTAGTGAGGAAAACCAACACCATGTACCACAAAAGATAGAAGCTGACAAATGGTTTCATGAGATGGTCCCAATGGAACACAGACTCCTTTCAGCTATAGTTATGGAAGAGGACATCTCGGAACCCAATGTTGTACAAAGGGATATACTTTTTGAATTTTCTAATAGCCATGTTCCTTGCGCTGCAAGCAGATTCTTAGGAAATGAACTTCAGGCTAGTGCCATATCATCTAATTTTGGATTGAGTGTTGATTTCATGAACTCAAACAATTCTTCGGTTGTACATCAAAGCCTGAGCAATGGGTTCACATCTTCCAGCAGTTTCATCAGTTCAAGTAGTCAAAGTTCAGTCCATAATGATAATTTGTCTGATGAAGTCAATTTCGTATACCCTGAAAATGGCCCTTTTGATAACTTGATACCGCAGACTTCTTCACTACGTCAAAAGCCAGGAAAAAACTTCTCTTCATCTCCACATGAATACCAATATGGACAGATGTCTGTGAATGATAAGATTTTCATCGAGCTTCAAAGTATTGGCATTTTCCCGGAGGCAGTG CCAAAGCTAGATGATGGAGAGGACAATAACATCAATAAAATGATTTCAGAGTTGAGGAAAAGGCTGCATGATCAG GTGAAGCAAAAGAAATGTAAATTAAGTAAGTTAGAGAAAGCAATTCAAGATACAAAAAGTATCGAGGAGAG GAGCTTGGAGCAACATGCAATGAATAAATTGGTTGAAAGGGCATACCGAAAACTTAAG GGTGGGCGAACTGGTTCTAGTCACAAGGCTGGTGCTAGTAAGTCTGCCAGCAAGGCTGCAAAACAGCTTGCTTTGGATTTTGCCAAGCGTACTCTCTTGCGGTGCCAAAAATTTGAGGAAACAAAGAAAAGCTGCTTCAGTGAGCCTTCCCTTTGGAGTGTTCTATCTGCGCCCTTGCCAAGCAGCGGCACAAAATCTACAGAAG GCGTAGAGAGACTGAAGCATCAAAAGCAAGACAGAAGTACTTTAAATCATG GTGGCACAAAATGGAACAAGTGTGATAGGGAAAGGGAACACAGCAGAGATGCATCTGCCAAGGGTTCTGGTACGAAGTCAGGGCGTCATTCATCAGGCAGTGGGAGGAGTGGTGAACGTAAAAACAAGACAAAGCCGAAGCAAAAGATAGTACAGCTATTATCGACTTCTGGAAATGTTCTTGATAGAGCTGTGGAGTCGGTTCCAACACCGGCAATGCAGGAGCCCCCTCGACCGTCAGTTCCTCTGGGTGCAAAAATTACCCAGCAACCAAGGAACCATCCTGAGAATGCTGCTTCACGATTGCCGGAGGCTCCCCTGACCAATTTGCCTGGATTATTTGATATATTTGCTGGAACAGAAGGGCTTGGCGAACAGGGCAACGATATCAGTTCTTGGCTTACTGATGATCTTGATGTACCACAAGACTTTGATCTTTCAGGCGCCTTAGAAATCCCACTGGACGACATTGCTGAGCTGGGTTTTATGTAA
- the LOC4337571 gene encoding uncharacterized protein isoform X2: MAGTLRDPSAGSGGEAAPTPPPPPVAAPFAQYLSLEPLGWVEPKHSRHGELRRALQHQADDKPQELRRIRSSVADSSSKAREKVRSMQEAVQKVDRCRNVLNRKRQRSEPAAAAAAGAEKPSGSGALRIGAQNSNSSAVMSKRVRSSLADGRLEGRSNISTRQSPLVNNEKSSLVEKEKSCGRTSGLSEDKLQGLSTGGEGWEKKLKRKRSIGTVLNRGNDADRDVKSGGQHRPANEANPRPSDGPSHRHGASAVEYAGSRMDGSSQQNSNSSRILCKTDMDHATLPNERRERYVGIEKERGMVKGNRAQASEDMQTGSISPLPKAKACRAPRTGSHGMGSASSFQRSTGGSDEWEEIPYSNKASLLGGMTNRKRSIHSNASSPPIAWVGQRPQKMSRTRRANVVSPVSNFDEVLSEGSPLDTAIAAKPTSTESCGVVLTKKGTSSNTQMANTMNDIPSPVGLSESEGSAVKERKVKEKATNNGEVENEAANLVRNSAGSIVSSNKNTIPLKEELQDGGVRRQGRSGRGTMHVKEYSSSSISKEKLDAAETRKPNKGGRPGSEKNESKVGRPTMKKGSDQNNLSCFPQALNCEHTDDREELLAAVNAARGAIVGAYCGPFWKKMEPMLTFISSENLSFLKKQIDIVEELDLGMSCVPDGEYVLAPTNYSRQQTTEFSCQELVPSNSSILPEQSETNGVGLKGTIDCFSPSEENQHHVPQKIEADKWFHEMVPMEHRLLSAIVMEEDISEPNVVQRDILFEFSNSHVPCAASRFLGNELQASAISSNFGLSVDFMNSNNSSVVHQSLSNGFTSSSSFISSSSQSSVHNDNLSDEVNFVYPENGPFDNLIPQTSSLRQKPGKNFSSSPHEYQYGQMSVNDKIFIELQSIGIFPEAVPKLDDGEDNNINKMISELRKRLHDQVKQKKCKLSKLEKAIQDTKSIEERSLEQHAMNKLVERAYRKLKGGRTGSSHKAGASKSASKAAKQLALDFAKRTLLRCQKFEETKKSCFSEPSLWSVLSAPLPSSGTKSTEGGTKWNKCDREREHSRDASAKGSGTKSGRHSSGSGRSGERKNKTKPKQKIVQLLSTSGNVLDRAVESVPTPAMQEPPRPSVPLGAKITQQPRNHPENAASRLPEAPLTNLPGLFDIFAGTEGLGEQGNDISSWLTDDLDVPQDFDLSGALEIPLDDIAELGFM, encoded by the exons ATGGCCGGAACCCTCCGCGACCCCAGCGCCGGGTCGGGCGGCGAAGCGGcgcccactcctcctcctcctcccgtggCCGCGCCCTTCGCCCAGTACCTCTCGCTGGAACCTCTTGGCTGGGTGGAGCCCAAGCACTCGCGCCACGGCGAGCTCAGGAGGGCGCTCCAGCACCAGGCGGACGACAAGCCCCAAGAGCTCAGGCGGATCCGCTCCAGCGTAGCCGACTCCTCCTCCAAGGCCAG GGAGAAGGTGAGGTCAATGCAGGAGGCGGTGCAGAAGGTGGACAGGTGCAGGAACGTGCTCAATCGGAAGCGCCAGAGGAGtgagcctgctgctgctgctgctgctggggctGAAAAGCCCTCTGGTTCCGGTGCACTCAGGATTGGAGCCCAGAACAGCAACTCTTCTGCGGTCATGAGCAAGCGTGTCCGCTCCTCGCTGGCGGATGGACGG TTGGAAGGACGCAGTAATATTTCTACAAGGCAAAGCCCTTTAGTTAATAATGAGAAAAGCTCACTTGTGGAGAAGGAAAAAAGTTGTGGACGAACATCTGGGCTGTCCGAAGACAAATTACAGGGTTTATCTACTGGAGGTGAAGGTTGGGAGAAAAAATTGAAACGCAAGCGCTCCATTGGAACAGTGCTTAACAGAGGCAATGATGCTGATCGAGATGTTAAATCCGGGGGTCAACACAGACCAGCCAATGAAGCAAACCCACGACCTAGTGATGGTCCTTCACATAG ACATGGAGCATCTGCCGTAGAATATGCAGGTAGCAGGATGGATGGAAGTTCTCAGCAGAATAGCAACTCATCCCGTATTCTATGCAAGACAGATATGGATCATGCCACTCTGCCAAATGAAAGAAGAGAGCGGTATGTTGGAATTGAAAAGGAGCGGGGTATGGTAAAAGGAAACAG AGCACAAGCTTCTGAAGATATGCAAACTGGAAGCATCAGTCCTTTGCCCAAGGCTAAAGCATGCAGGGCACCGAGAACCGGTTCACACGGCATGGGTTCAGCTTCTAGTTTCCAACGTTCAACTGGAGGAAGCGACGAATGGGAAGAAATACCATACTCAAATAAAGCATCACTTTTGGGAGGCATGACAAACCGCAAACGTTCCATACATTCAAATGCTTCTTCACCTCCTATTGCTTGGGTCGGTCAACGTCCACAGAAAATGTCACGGACAAGACGAGCAAACGTTGTTTCTCCGGTCTCAAATTTTGATGAAGTCCTATCTGAAGGATCACCACTTGATACAGCTATTGCTGCTAAACCAACATCTACAGAGTCCTGCGGTGTTGTGCTTACAAAAAAGGGAACTAGTAGCAATACACAAATGGCAAACACAATGAATGATATCCCTTCTCCTGTTGGATTGTCAGAAAGTGAGGGATCAGCTGTTAAAGAACGCAAGGTCAAGGAGAAAGCTACAAACAATGGTGAGGTGGAGAACGAGGCTGCAAATCTAGTCCGTAATTCAGCAGGATCAATAGTTTCATCAAACAAAAATACGATTCCTTTGAAAGAAGAGCTTCAAGATGGTGGTGTCCGTCGTCAAGGGAGGAGTGGCAGAGGTACTATGCATGTTAAAGAGTACTCTTCCTCTTCCATATCGAAAGAAAAATTAGATGCTGCAGAGACAAGAAAGCCAAACAAAGGTGGGCGACCTGGATCTGAAAAGAATGAAAG TAAGGTGGGGCGTCCCACAATGAAGAAAGGTTCTGATCAAAACAATTTGTCATGTTTCCCTCAGGCTCTTAATT GTGAACACACAGATGACCGAGAAGAACTTTTAGCTGCTGTAAATGCTGCTCGCGGCGCTATTG TTGGTGCATATTGTGGCCCATTTTGGAAGAAAATGGAACCCATGCTAACTTTCATAAGCTCTGAAAATTtgtctttcttaaaaaaacag ATTGACATTGTTGAAGAGCTTGATTTGGGCATGTCTTGCGTGCCTGATGGTGAATATGTTTTAGCACCCACCAATTACAGCAGGCAGCAAACGACG GAGTTTTCATGTCAGGAGCTAGTTCCATCTAATTCGTCTATCTTACCTGAGCAAAGCGAAACCAATGGAGTTGGATTAAAAGGAACTATTGACTGTTTTTCTCCTAGTGAGGAAAACCAACACCATGTACCACAAAAGATAGAAGCTGACAAATGGTTTCATGAGATGGTCCCAATGGAACACAGACTCCTTTCAGCTATAGTTATGGAAGAGGACATCTCGGAACCCAATGTTGTACAAAGGGATATACTTTTTGAATTTTCTAATAGCCATGTTCCTTGCGCTGCAAGCAGATTCTTAGGAAATGAACTTCAGGCTAGTGCCATATCATCTAATTTTGGATTGAGTGTTGATTTCATGAACTCAAACAATTCTTCGGTTGTACATCAAAGCCTGAGCAATGGGTTCACATCTTCCAGCAGTTTCATCAGTTCAAGTAGTCAAAGTTCAGTCCATAATGATAATTTGTCTGATGAAGTCAATTTCGTATACCCTGAAAATGGCCCTTTTGATAACTTGATACCGCAGACTTCTTCACTACGTCAAAAGCCAGGAAAAAACTTCTCTTCATCTCCACATGAATACCAATATGGACAGATGTCTGTGAATGATAAGATTTTCATCGAGCTTCAAAGTATTGGCATTTTCCCGGAGGCAGTG CCAAAGCTAGATGATGGAGAGGACAATAACATCAATAAAATGATTTCAGAGTTGAGGAAAAGGCTGCATGATCAG GTGAAGCAAAAGAAATGTAAATTAAGTAAGTTAGAGAAAGCAATTCAAGATACAAAAAGTATCGAGGAGAG GAGCTTGGAGCAACATGCAATGAATAAATTGGTTGAAAGGGCATACCGAAAACTTAAG GGTGGGCGAACTGGTTCTAGTCACAAGGCTGGTGCTAGTAAGTCTGCCAGCAAGGCTGCAAAACAGCTTGCTTTGGATTTTGCCAAGCGTACTCTCTTGCGGTGCCAAAAATTTGAGGAAACAAAGAAAAGCTGCTTCAGTGAGCCTTCCCTTTGGAGTGTTCTATCTGCGCCCTTGCCAAGCAGCGGCACAAAATCTACAGAAG GTGGCACAAAATGGAACAAGTGTGATAGGGAAAGGGAACACAGCAGAGATGCATCTGCCAAGGGTTCTGGTACGAAGTCAGGGCGTCATTCATCAGGCAGTGGGAGGAGTGGTGAACGTAAAAACAAGACAAAGCCGAAGCAAAAGATAGTACAGCTATTATCGACTTCTGGAAATGTTCTTGATAGAGCTGTGGAGTCGGTTCCAACACCGGCAATGCAGGAGCCCCCTCGACCGTCAGTTCCTCTGGGTGCAAAAATTACCCAGCAACCAAGGAACCATCCTGAGAATGCTGCTTCACGATTGCCGGAGGCTCCCCTGACCAATTTGCCTGGATTATTTGATATATTTGCTGGAACAGAAGGGCTTGGCGAACAGGGCAACGATATCAGTTCTTGGCTTACTGATGATCTTGATGTACCACAAGACTTTGATCTTTCAGGCGCCTTAGAAATCCCACTGGACGACATTGCTGAGCTGGGTTTTATGTAA